CCTAACTTGTTTAATTCCATTCTCCTCCTAGTATCAACAATTCCTCCAACCCCAAGGAAAAGTCCTGATTTGAAGATAGCATGAGCTAGCGAGTAGAGCGTAGCCCCGGTAATGTTTGACGTGCTTACCCCGAGGAGGATGTAACCCATTTGAGAGACTGTATGATATGCCAATAGCCTCTTAGCGTTGAACTGGAGAATGGCCATTAAAACTCCAAAGATCATTGAAAGGTAAGCGAAGGGCTTCAAGAACTCGAAGTTACCTAGTCTTGAGAGAAGAATCAAACCATAGATCGGGGCTTTAACGACTATTCCAGACAGAATCGAGCTTACATATGTTTTGGCGTTTGAATGAGCGTCAGGTAACCACATATGCAGGGGAAATATACCAGCCTTAAGCATCAATGCTACCGCTGCTAACCGAAGGGGAGTATCATCCCTCAACCCAACCCTCGAGGCAAGTTCAACGTTGAGGTAACCCGTTTGAAAGTATATCATACCCAAGGCTAGAATAAAGATATAAGAGGCCGTCATGGAAAGAATTAAATAGTTAAATGCTGCTTTCTTATCCTTAGAAGCTATTAAAGCATAGGAAGAAACCGAGGAGAGCTCCATAAATATATAGAAGTTGAAATAATCCTTGGATATGAAAGCTCCAATTAATCCAGCATGCATGAGGAGAAGCAGGCTGAGCTCCTTCCAGTTGGTGGCCCTCGGGAGTAAGTAGAGGGAAGAGGTCCCGAAAACTATAAACTCCGCGAGGATAAAGGTCATGCTTATGAAATCGAGATTAACCTCAATTCCTAACTCCCTAGGATAGTTTCCGACGACTCCTCCTTGGACAAATGGAAGAAGGAGCATTGGAAGAAAAATTCCGATAAAATATAGAATTTTAACTTCCTGGGCTAAGGGTAGCCTGAATTTAGCCCTAAAAGTTCCCTCTATCCTAAACGTTCCGAAAATGTATACTAGGATTGAGAATATAACTGGTCCGAGAACCATCACGATTGCATTCACTCCTCTCCCTCCTTGAGAAAGCTTAAAGCCAATCCAGTAACTGCGACATCAACTACGAGCGTTGTTAACATTAGAACGGAAGGAATTGGATCTACTGGATTGGTGAAGTCTCTTAGGGGAGGTCCCTCTCCTACCTCTGCACCCTTTCCTACAAGGTAAAGAACGACCCCAAGGGCCATTAGGGTTAGCGAGAGTAGTTGCTTAAGCTTAAGCTTGTTGATGATTACTCCCATTAGCCCTATAATCACCAGTATCAATCCGCTAACCTCAAACATTTTTAATCCCTCTCCAGAAAGGCTATTAGAGAGTAGAAGATTAGCACAAAGGCCGCACCAACCTTTATTCCGGCAAGTATAT
This Pyrococcus horikoshii OT3 DNA region includes the following protein-coding sequences:
- a CDS encoding cation:proton antiporter subunit C; protein product: MFEVSGLILVIIGLMGVIINKLKLKQLLSLTLMALGVVLYLVGKGAEVGEGPPLRDFTNPVDPIPSVLMLTTLVVDVAVTGLALSFLKEGEE
- a CDS encoding monovalent cation/H+ antiporter subunit D family protein is translated as MNAIVMVLGPVIFSILVYIFGTFRIEGTFRAKFRLPLAQEVKILYFIGIFLPMLLLPFVQGGVVGNYPRELGIEVNLDFISMTFILAEFIVFGTSSLYLLPRATNWKELSLLLLMHAGLIGAFISKDYFNFYIFMELSSVSSYALIASKDKKAAFNYLILSMTASYIFILALGMIYFQTGYLNVELASRVGLRDDTPLRLAAVALMLKAGIFPLHMWLPDAHSNAKTYVSSILSGIVVKAPIYGLILLSRLGNFEFLKPFAYLSMIFGVLMAILQFNAKRLLAYHTVSQMGYILLGVSTSNITGATLYSLAHAIFKSGLFLGVGGIVDTRRRMELNKLGSKNSLLLISILMLSLAISGLGVTIGGVGKAQLVTSKLDKIIIYAVSFGTAFSFSKLNYYLWKGHGNEPSNYSVLPSLISGTLAFILGFMLGGKLSTYDSLILLAALSFYAVRNHLVKRDYLIKVNLNESAALFALILGVVSI